The DNA segment CGGACCAGCCGTTGGTAGCGAATGCGCCAATGCCTGCGTTGGTGAGGTCGGGGCAGGCAATCGCGTAGAGGAGCGCTGCTGCAATGATACCGCCAATCACCTGGGCGACGATGTATGCCGGAGCTTCCTTAGCGGGAAAGCGACCGCCGGCAACCTGACCGAGCGTGACAGCCGGGTTCAAGTGGCAACCCGAAATGTGACCGATGGCGTAGGCCATGGTGAGCACCGTAAGGCCAAACGCGAGCGATACGCCCACGTAACCGATACCGGTAGTCGGGACGCCGCATGCGAGGACAGCTGCACCGCAGCCGCCAAACACAAGCCAGAAGGTGCCGATTGCTTCGGCAATAGCGCGAGTAGAAAGTTTCATTTGAATTTTCTCCATATATTGAGGGTTAAGAGTCTTTGCTCAATTTAGCAAAGCAGGGCGAATAAATTCATAAAATGAATGTGAAAAATTGTTTTCGAGCGAAAACGCACATACAAGATTTTCAATCATATGTGTTTAGGGGTAAATTTTGAAAAAAATGCCCCGCGAATTGCGGAGCACCTTATAATGCTTTAGATTCTATCGCCTCTTCGAGGCTCCAGAATGACATTTCACCCTGGGGGTCAGAATGACGTTTCACCCTGGGGGTCAGAATGACGTTTCACCCTGGGGGTCAGAATGGCATGTCACCCTGGAGGCCGTAGGCCGATAGGGTCCACAGCTTTTTGTCGGCCTACTTCGCTGCCTTCGGCATCTGCACGGAGATGTGGATGTCCTGCAGCTGCTGGAGGTCCACTTCGCTCGGGCACTGGTCCATCGGGCTAGAAGCGCTCGTGTTCTTCGGGAACGCGATGTAGTCACGGATAGATTCTTCACCTTCCATGGTAGCGACAACGCGGTCGAGACCGAAGGCGAGACCGCCGTGCGGAGGAGCGCCGTACTTGAAGGCATCGACGAAGAAGCCGAACTTGGTCTTCACCTGTTCTTCGGAGAGACCGAGCAAGCGGAACACCTTTTCCTGGACTTCCGGGTTGTGAATACGGATAGAACCACCACCGATTTCCACGCCGTTAAGAACAAGGTCGTAGGCTTCAGCGTTGCAATCCTTGAGGTTGCCACCGAGCATCATGTCCAGATGTTCCGGAAGCGGGTTGGTGAACGGGTGGTGCATAGCCATGTAGCGCCCTTCGGTGTCGCTGTATTCGAACATCGGGAATTCGGTAATCCAAACAAATTCACGCTTCTTCGGATCGCGGAGACCCTTGATACGGGCAACTTCCAAGCGGAGCTGACCCATGGCGGTAGCAGCAACCTTTTCGGGGCCTGCGATGAAGAACATCATGTCGCCGCAC comes from the Fibrobacter sp. UWH4 genome and includes:
- the aqpZ gene encoding aquaporin Z translates to MKLSTRAIAEAIGTFWLVFGGCGAAVLACGVPTTGIGYVGVSLAFGLTVLTMAYAIGHISGCHLNPAVTLGQVAGGRFPAKEAPAYIVAQVIGGIIAAALLYAIACPDLTNAGIGAFATNGWSDSLTNGLNAFGGKTSGMLSAFLIETVLTAIFLFVIMGATDGRAPAGFAPIAIGLCLTLIHLISIPVTNTSVNPARSAAMAVFVGGAAIKQLWLFWVAPILGGVIGGLCYKCIAECKCCKK